In Spirochaeta isovalerica, one DNA window encodes the following:
- a CDS encoding DNA-binding transcriptional regulator codes for MKQIALVMGLSDYYDHRVARGIVRYAKEKGDWKLFGQGWMFSPLKQLKDWKGDGLIIRREYAESLEPLAGFSGSIVDIANAYSSPDVQSVCNDDYLTGERAARFFLEKGFSSFAFCGAAGTKWSELRYKGFCDRIGVEGIPVFNRPLSWWLEEPYSIELALFLASLPKPAGVLACNDKTALRVSAVCQAEDIRVPDRISILGVDNEDIPCELSDPPLSSVLLQLERIGYSAAEKLDRMMEGNETAGEPVLIPPAHIIERNSTALLGIEDELISRAYRILQSDRGHQNDVNSLASTLSVSRRTLEYHFRRETGKSVHEAIIDQRIRIATGLLHGSDRKLEDIAGEAGFGSLQAFFRHFREHSGTTPNRFRKQLKEIYGSDYL; via the coding sequence ATGAAACAAATCGCATTGGTAATGGGTTTATCCGATTACTACGACCACCGCGTGGCCAGAGGTATCGTCCGCTATGCAAAAGAGAAGGGAGACTGGAAGCTCTTCGGGCAGGGGTGGATGTTTTCTCCCCTTAAACAGTTGAAGGACTGGAAAGGGGACGGACTGATTATCAGAAGGGAGTATGCCGAATCTCTCGAACCACTTGCCGGTTTCAGCGGTTCTATTGTGGATATTGCCAATGCCTATAGTTCGCCTGATGTACAGAGCGTCTGTAATGATGATTATCTGACGGGGGAGAGGGCCGCCCGCTTCTTTCTGGAAAAGGGGTTTTCCTCATTTGCTTTCTGCGGAGCGGCAGGGACAAAGTGGTCTGAGCTCAGATACAAAGGCTTTTGCGATAGAATCGGTGTAGAAGGCATTCCTGTGTTCAACCGCCCTCTTTCCTGGTGGCTCGAAGAACCGTACAGCATTGAACTGGCCCTGTTTCTCGCGTCGCTTCCCAAACCTGCGGGGGTCTTGGCCTGTAACGATAAAACGGCTTTGAGGGTGAGCGCCGTCTGTCAGGCCGAAGATATTAGAGTTCCCGACCGCATCTCCATTCTGGGAGTCGATAATGAGGATATTCCCTGCGAACTCTCCGATCCTCCTCTCTCATCGGTTTTGCTTCAACTTGAGCGCATAGGTTACAGCGCAGCCGAAAAACTCGACAGAATGATGGAAGGGAATGAGACAGCGGGTGAGCCTGTGCTGATTCCTCCGGCTCATATCATTGAGCGCAATTCCACGGCTCTTCTGGGAATCGAGGACGAACTGATTTCCCGGGCTTACAGGATTCTCCAGTCGGACAGGGGCCACCAGAACGATGTTAACTCATTGGCAAGCACCCTGTCTGTGAGCAGAAGAACTCTGGAATATCATTTCAGAAGAGAAACAGGGAAGTCAGTCCATGAGGCAATCATCGATCAGAGAATACGTATTGCCACAGGACTGCTGCACGGTTCGGACAGAAAGTTGGAGGATATCGCTGGCGAAGCGGGTTTCGGCTCGCTTCAGGCTTTTTTCCGGCATTTCAGAGAACATTCGGGAACAACACCTAACCGGTTCAGAAAACAGCTGAAAGAGATATACGGAAGCGACTATTTATGA
- a CDS encoding aldo/keto reductase gives MKNKKITLPRLIHGSSSLGNLYQVLPGETKKELVSHWISCSEKPVCIDSAGKYGAGLALEEIGKALRNLSVPPQDVMISNKLGWTRIPLTGDEPTFEPGVWKSLQYDAEQSIGKTGIHDCWKQGNELLGAPYKADLVSVHDPDEYLDGASTEAEKAKRHEDIIQAYQTLSELKKAGEVKAIGIGSKNWKVIRSLAAEIDFDWVMFANSFTIYSHPSELVDLIDELSKEGVAIVNSAVFHSGFLAGSSYFDYREVSREEEPRLYEWRDRFFKICQGYDVKPVDASIEFGLMLPGIDGISLNTTNPERVDQNLASISRSAPAEFWREMKKADLIKIAPEDFL, from the coding sequence ATGAAAAACAAAAAGATTACTTTACCGCGGTTGATCCACGGTTCCAGTTCCCTGGGCAACCTTTACCAGGTTCTACCGGGAGAGACAAAAAAAGAGCTTGTTTCCCATTGGATAAGTTGTTCGGAGAAACCTGTCTGTATAGATTCCGCAGGAAAATACGGTGCGGGACTGGCACTCGAGGAAATAGGAAAAGCTCTACGGAATCTTTCCGTCCCGCCGCAGGATGTGATGATCAGCAACAAACTGGGGTGGACCCGGATTCCCCTGACGGGAGATGAACCGACATTCGAACCGGGAGTATGGAAATCTCTGCAATACGATGCGGAACAATCCATAGGGAAAACAGGGATCCATGATTGCTGGAAACAGGGCAATGAACTTCTCGGAGCCCCTTACAAAGCCGATCTGGTATCGGTTCACGACCCCGATGAATACCTCGATGGAGCATCAACGGAGGCGGAGAAAGCAAAACGTCACGAAGATATTATTCAGGCATATCAGACCCTTTCGGAGCTGAAGAAAGCCGGAGAGGTAAAAGCCATAGGCATAGGTTCAAAGAACTGGAAGGTTATCAGAAGTCTTGCCGCGGAAATCGATTTCGACTGGGTCATGTTTGCCAATAGCTTTACCATTTACTCCCACCCTTCGGAACTTGTCGATCTTATTGATGAATTATCAAAAGAAGGCGTAGCCATAGTCAATTCCGCTGTTTTCCATTCGGGTTTCCTTGCAGGCTCATCATACTTCGATTACAGGGAAGTGAGCCGGGAAGAAGAACCCCGTCTCTATGAATGGCGGGACCGCTTTTTCAAAATATGCCAGGGCTATGATGTAAAACCCGTTGATGCCTCAATCGAATTCGGTCTGATGCTTCCCGGAATCGACGGGATTTCACTGAACACGACTAATCCCGAACGGGTAGACCAGAACCTTGCTTCGATCAGCCGCTCGGCCCCTGCGGAATTCTGGAGAGAAATGAAAAAGGCCGATCTGATAAAAATTGCGCCGGAGGATTTCCTGTGA
- a CDS encoding amidohydrolase family protein, which produces MKKIIDAHHHLWQYNNREFGWIDESMSVLRNNFSMEDFRKETAFASEVKSIVVQARQSLEETEWLLSLSESDNTIAGVVGWVPLRSPVIRDHLDRMKNRGGLTGVRHVIQDEPDRDFMLRNDFNNGVSALKDFNLTYDILVKEKQLPETVAFVKKHGNQPFVIDHIAKPDIKNRSFDYWARYMGELASFPNVSCKLSGLVTEADWTKWSPEDLKPYIERMLELFSPRRLMFGSDWPVCLVAGGYEKWFKTLDSFLSELSESEREGIYSGNAAEFYGV; this is translated from the coding sequence GTGAAAAAGATAATCGATGCCCACCACCATCTCTGGCAGTATAACAACAGGGAATTCGGCTGGATAGACGAATCCATGTCTGTTCTGAGAAACAACTTTTCCATGGAGGATTTCAGAAAAGAGACCGCTTTTGCCTCAGAAGTGAAATCCATCGTCGTACAGGCTCGCCAGAGTCTCGAAGAGACCGAATGGCTTTTATCCCTTTCGGAATCGGATAATACAATTGCCGGTGTCGTGGGATGGGTTCCTTTGCGCAGCCCCGTAATCCGGGACCATCTGGACCGTATGAAAAACAGGGGCGGGCTGACCGGTGTGCGCCATGTGATTCAGGACGAACCGGATCGGGATTTCATGCTAAGAAATGATTTTAACAATGGGGTTTCCGCTTTGAAGGATTTCAACCTGACCTATGACATTCTCGTAAAGGAAAAACAACTTCCCGAAACGGTGGCTTTTGTTAAAAAACACGGAAATCAGCCCTTTGTCATCGACCATATAGCCAAGCCGGATATAAAAAACCGCTCATTCGATTATTGGGCTCGTTATATGGGAGAACTGGCCTCTTTCCCCAATGTCAGCTGCAAACTGTCGGGCCTGGTCACTGAAGCAGATTGGACGAAATGGTCCCCTGAAGATTTGAAGCCCTATATAGAGAGGATGCTGGAACTGTTCAGCCCCCGCCGGCTGATGTTCGGAAGCGACTGGCCGGTCTGCCTGGTGGCAGGAGGTTACGAAAAGTGGTTTAAAACCCTGGATTCCTTTCTGTCTGAATTATCGGAATCGGAAAGAGAAGGCATATACAGCGGTAATGCCGCGGAATTTTACGGAGTATAG
- a CDS encoding zinc-binding alcohol dehydrogenase family protein yields MKVVKIDEPYKISLREMDVPAKKPGEAQIRIKRIGLCGTDLRSYRGQNPIVQYPIIFGHEIGGELMEEATISGMKYPAGTVVTVNPYTNCGTCPSCRRGRAYACQFNETLGNQRDGAAFEYMTIMTEKVYPLPGLSLDDAVCVEPLSVGFHASRRGEITSGDKVVVMGTGMIGLGAVIGAAARGAEVIAVDLDDDKLETARICGAAHVINTSKLELEAEVAKLTGGEGADVVIEAIGLPATYRAAIDIVAFTGRVVYIGYAKEDVPFTTKYFVAKELDIRGSRNAAPEDFSAVIETLKSGSVPVEKIITHRYPLQEADAAFKRWAENPGNVIKMILEA; encoded by the coding sequence ATGAAAGTTGTAAAAATCGACGAGCCCTATAAGATATCGCTTAGAGAAATGGATGTTCCGGCGAAGAAGCCGGGAGAAGCACAAATCCGGATAAAGCGGATCGGACTTTGCGGTACCGATCTGAGAAGCTACAGGGGACAGAATCCCATTGTGCAGTATCCGATTATTTTCGGCCATGAAATCGGCGGGGAACTGATGGAGGAAGCGACAATCAGCGGCATGAAATATCCTGCCGGAACAGTCGTCACCGTCAATCCCTATACCAATTGCGGGACATGCCCTTCCTGCCGGAGAGGAAGAGCCTATGCCTGCCAGTTCAATGAAACACTGGGAAATCAGAGAGACGGAGCGGCATTCGAGTACATGACCATCATGACAGAAAAAGTGTACCCCCTCCCGGGACTGAGTCTCGATGATGCAGTATGCGTAGAGCCTTTGAGCGTGGGATTTCACGCTTCGCGAAGAGGCGAAATAACATCGGGGGACAAAGTCGTGGTTATGGGTACGGGGATGATCGGCCTGGGAGCCGTCATCGGTGCGGCGGCTCGAGGCGCTGAAGTCATAGCGGTCGATCTCGACGATGATAAGCTGGAAACAGCCAGGATATGCGGAGCCGCTCATGTGATTAACACATCGAAACTTGAACTGGAAGCGGAAGTGGCGAAACTCACCGGAGGAGAGGGCGCCGATGTGGTAATCGAAGCTATCGGGTTACCTGCCACCTATCGGGCGGCTATCGATATTGTCGCTTTTACAGGAAGGGTCGTGTATATCGGTTATGCCAAAGAGGATGTTCCCTTTACAACCAAGTATTTCGTTGCTAAGGAACTGGATATCCGGGGATCGAGAAATGCGGCTCCGGAGGATTTTTCAGCTGTCATTGAAACTCTTAAAAGCGGTTCCGTTCCCGTTGAAAAGATTATTACCCACAGATACCCCCTACAGGAAGCCGATGCGGCTTTCAAGAGGTGGGCTGAGAATCCCGGCAATGTCATAAAAATGATTCTGGAAGCTTAA
- a CDS encoding ABC transporter substrate-binding protein has product MKSLRNVSVLVLALVMMAVALPVFAGGQQGGAGDTPYIAVVSKGEQHDFWQQVKKGANAAADQYGVDITFEGPASESDVQDQVEMLNNAMAKNPVAIALAALDTNSVMDQLSQTLSKGIPVIGFDSGVPNAPKGSIYANASTDNYNAAGLAAEKMFSVIKSDIEAATAANPVKIVVMNQDAAGESLLSRGRGFRDTMVKLIAEKSSLSMNDIKVMGNPAYVDSSNPTGGNKVMIEMVVPASASATDSAAAATAVLNKVADDSVLGIFCSNEATVKGLLAATNDGADLPAKYAGLVVIGFDAGEGQKNAVRNQYFLGSITQDPYQIGFKAVELAFKAYKGEPVMDVDTGAKFYDKTNMDNDDIKGLLYD; this is encoded by the coding sequence ATGAAATCTTTGAGAAATGTAAGTGTATTGGTTCTGGCTCTGGTTATGATGGCTGTAGCTCTGCCGGTTTTCGCCGGTGGTCAGCAGGGCGGCGCAGGAGACACTCCCTACATCGCCGTTGTATCTAAAGGAGAGCAGCACGACTTCTGGCAGCAGGTAAAGAAAGGCGCCAACGCGGCAGCCGATCAGTATGGTGTTGATATCACATTTGAAGGGCCCGCTTCGGAAAGCGATGTTCAGGATCAGGTCGAAATGCTCAACAACGCTATGGCTAAGAATCCCGTGGCGATTGCTCTGGCGGCACTCGATACAAACTCCGTAATGGATCAGCTTTCCCAGACTCTGAGCAAAGGCATTCCCGTTATCGGTTTCGACTCCGGTGTTCCCAACGCTCCCAAAGGTTCCATCTATGCGAATGCTTCTACAGACAACTACAACGCGGCCGGTCTCGCCGCTGAAAAAATGTTCAGTGTTATCAAATCGGACATCGAAGCCGCTACAGCAGCCAATCCTGTAAAAATCGTTGTTATGAACCAGGACGCCGCCGGGGAATCTCTCCTCAGCCGCGGTAGAGGATTCAGAGACACAATGGTTAAACTAATTGCTGAAAAATCTTCTCTTTCCATGAATGACATCAAAGTGATGGGTAACCCCGCTTATGTAGACAGCAGCAACCCCACAGGCGGCAACAAAGTCATGATCGAAATGGTCGTTCCCGCTTCCGCTTCCGCCACCGACTCTGCCGCAGCGGCAACAGCCGTTCTCAACAAAGTCGCTGATGATAGCGTTCTCGGTATCTTCTGTTCCAACGAAGCAACGGTAAAAGGTCTTCTCGCCGCAACGAACGACGGTGCCGATCTTCCTGCTAAATATGCCGGACTGGTTGTAATCGGTTTCGATGCCGGTGAAGGACAGAAAAACGCTGTAAGAAACCAGTATTTCCTCGGTTCCATCACTCAGGACCCCTACCAGATCGGTTTCAAAGCTGTCGAGCTTGCTTTCAAAGCCTACAAAGGCGAACCCGTTATGGATGTCGACACCGGTGCGAAATTCTATGACAAAACCAATATGGACAACGATGATATCAAAGGACTCCTTTACGATTGA
- a CDS encoding ABC transporter permease: MSYSNDNKTLFENFRDIGLQKFLAPAALVILYIFFGLFGRNFFSYSTLINILDSSYYIGFIAIGVTFVIITGGIDLSVGTVMMCAAIIGGTAYKSWGWPMWLSLILILIIATAFGFFNGIMVSRLNLPPFIATLGTMMISMGVGSIVSNVRSATFPTRSNADGWFKSIFKHINEDGASFPTGALVLLVVTLLAWLILTRTKMGRYIFAIGSNKEAARLSGVNVRKWEMMAYVVSGFLAGIGGIAFAAVYTTVMPAQGQGFELYAIAGAVIGGTSLSGGVGSVFGTLIGVYIMSVLRTGLPSMDLQAHYQTFFTGVVVIGAVLLDIYRNKKASQVKIPAKSDLYRSEMTEKIKSLKNSLQGADSPESESIKAEIAAARKEMNEVYKKLKEEEKKLKQGLAED; encoded by the coding sequence ATGAGTTATAGCAACGACAACAAGACTTTATTTGAGAATTTCAGAGACATCGGCCTGCAGAAATTTCTGGCCCCTGCCGCTCTGGTCATTCTCTATATATTTTTCGGACTTTTCGGACGGAATTTCTTTTCCTACTCCACGCTGATTAATATTCTCGATTCATCCTACTACATCGGATTTATCGCGATCGGCGTAACTTTTGTCATCATAACCGGAGGAATCGACCTCTCTGTCGGTACGGTTATGATGTGCGCCGCCATCATCGGCGGAACGGCATACAAGTCATGGGGCTGGCCGATGTGGCTCTCTCTCATTCTTATTCTGATTATTGCCACGGCATTCGGTTTTTTCAACGGCATTATGGTTTCCCGCCTCAATCTGCCGCCTTTTATCGCCACTTTGGGAACCATGATGATTTCCATGGGCGTGGGGTCTATCGTCTCCAATGTCCGGAGCGCCACATTCCCCACCAGATCAAACGCTGACGGATGGTTTAAAAGCATTTTCAAACATATCAACGAAGACGGAGCCTCTTTCCCGACCGGAGCGCTGGTTCTCCTCGTCGTAACCCTTCTGGCATGGCTGATTCTTACGAGAACAAAAATGGGGCGCTATATTTTCGCCATAGGCAGCAACAAAGAAGCCGCCAGACTCTCGGGGGTCAATGTGCGCAAATGGGAAATGATGGCCTATGTTGTCAGCGGATTTCTCGCCGGTATCGGCGGCATAGCCTTCGCCGCGGTTTACACAACGGTTATGCCCGCACAGGGGCAGGGATTTGAATTATATGCCATCGCCGGAGCAGTCATCGGAGGAACCTCTCTTTCCGGTGGTGTCGGTTCGGTATTCGGTACATTGATCGGTGTTTATATCATGAGCGTTCTGCGAACCGGTCTGCCTTCCATGGATCTTCAGGCCCACTACCAGACTTTCTTTACGGGAGTCGTGGTTATCGGCGCGGTACTCCTCGATATCTACAGGAACAAAAAAGCATCCCAGGTGAAAATTCCCGCTAAATCCGATCTCTACAGGAGTGAGATGACCGAGAAGATAAAATCCTTGAAAAACTCTCTTCAAGGTGCCGATTCCCCTGAGTCCGAGAGCATCAAAGCGGAAATCGCAGCGGCCAGGAAAGAAATGAATGAGGTTTACAAGAAGCTGAAAGAGGAAGAAAAAAAACTGAAACAAGGTCTTGCCGAAGATTGA
- a CDS encoding sugar ABC transporter ATP-binding protein → MKEEILTMRNIDKRFTGVHALKEVNFDLFPGEIHALVGENGAGKSTLMKALTGIFPKDSGEIRLDGKIFNPTSPKHALKKGIGIIHQELNMMEHLTVAQNIFIGRESVGRSGILLDDKALNRRTAELLDRLNMDIDPTAKLGRLTVGKQQMVEIAKAVSHDLKILILDEPTAALTETEINELFNIMRDLASKGVAMIYISHRMDEINRITNRVTVMRDGEYVGTGLTKDLTKEEIINMMVGRVIYEKPKTANNVPADAETVLKVEHLNAGKMVNDVSFSLKKGEILGFAGLMGAGRTETARALFGADRIESGHIEIHGQTVKIHGPMDAVSHGIGYLSEDRKRYGLAVNLSVKENAVLASYDDFQAGMMIDRSKIDDVTRDYVDKLKVKTPTLEQLLKNLSGGNQQKVVIAKWLIKDSDILIFDEPTRGIDVGAKSEIYTLMNELVKEGKSIIMISSELPEILRMSDRVLVMCEGRITGELDISEASQETIMKYATMRNQEN, encoded by the coding sequence TTGAAAGAAGAAATCCTTACAATGAGGAATATCGACAAGCGTTTTACGGGGGTTCACGCTCTCAAGGAAGTCAACTTCGATCTGTTTCCCGGAGAGATACACGCCCTGGTCGGTGAGAACGGAGCCGGAAAATCGACTCTGATGAAAGCTCTCACCGGTATTTTCCCGAAAGATTCCGGGGAGATCCGGCTGGATGGAAAGATATTCAATCCCACCAGTCCCAAGCACGCTCTGAAAAAAGGTATCGGTATCATCCATCAGGAATTGAACATGATGGAACACCTCACAGTGGCCCAGAATATTTTTATCGGCAGGGAATCGGTCGGTAGATCAGGCATCCTTCTCGATGATAAAGCTCTGAACAGAAGAACCGCCGAGCTGCTGGACAGGCTGAATATGGATATCGATCCCACGGCCAAACTGGGGCGGCTCACCGTAGGTAAACAGCAGATGGTGGAGATCGCCAAAGCCGTTTCCCACGATCTGAAAATTCTGATTCTCGACGAGCCCACGGCGGCCCTGACCGAAACGGAAATCAATGAGCTTTTCAACATTATGAGAGATCTGGCTTCGAAAGGCGTCGCCATGATCTATATCTCCCACAGAATGGATGAAATCAACAGAATAACCAATCGCGTTACGGTTATGCGTGACGGCGAATATGTGGGAACCGGTCTGACCAAAGATCTGACCAAAGAAGAGATCATCAATATGATGGTCGGTCGTGTCATCTATGAGAAGCCCAAGACAGCCAACAATGTTCCCGCCGACGCGGAAACCGTGCTTAAAGTGGAACACCTCAATGCGGGGAAAATGGTAAATGATGTAAGTTTTTCCCTCAAAAAAGGTGAGATCCTGGGGTTTGCCGGACTGATGGGAGCCGGAAGAACGGAAACCGCCCGTGCCCTTTTCGGAGCGGACAGGATCGAAAGCGGCCATATCGAGATTCACGGGCAGACCGTGAAAATCCACGGACCTATGGATGCTGTTTCCCATGGCATCGGTTACCTCTCTGAAGACCGTAAGCGTTACGGGTTGGCCGTCAATCTGAGCGTAAAGGAAAATGCCGTTCTGGCTTCCTATGACGATTTTCAGGCGGGCATGATGATAGACAGAAGCAAAATCGATGATGTCACAAGAGATTATGTAGATAAACTTAAAGTCAAAACGCCCACGCTGGAACAGCTTCTGAAGAACCTCTCAGGGGGTAATCAGCAGAAAGTGGTCATTGCCAAATGGTTGATCAAAGACAGCGACATCCTCATTTTTGATGAACCGACCAGGGGTATCGATGTAGGAGCCAAAAGCGAAATCTACACGCTGATGAATGAACTGGTTAAAGAGGGGAAATCAATCATCATGATCTCATCGGAACTGCCGGAGATCCTCCGCATGAGCGACAGGGTTCTGGTCATGTGCGAAGGAAGGATAACCGGAGAGCTGGATATCAGCGAAGCCAGCCAGGAAACGATCATGAAATACGCAACAATGCGGAATCAGGAGAATTGA
- a CDS encoding substrate-binding domain-containing protein, with the protein MKNWYLLLISLMAALALFLILSLFYGRNTQKSLELDSPIRIILKSLDGEPMDFWDVVNRGIDEAAREFGVQVVVTGPRFEKEINDQIDIINRAIELSPPMLIVAATDFKKLVEPIKRANKLDIPVITVDSGVDSDIPVSFIATDNIEAGKKAGEEMKRLMEGNPRKELAIVSHIRETATAIDREAGVRAALEGMNIIGTWFCDVEQEKAYKISLELLKNENLGGIVALNEVSTLGVTKAIEELGLSDKVIAVGFDNAIQELSYLESGILKATVVQRPYNMGYLAVKTAVQYLSGESTTPFVDTGSILITRDNMFRREYQELLFPFGQ; encoded by the coding sequence GTGAAAAACTGGTATCTGCTGCTGATCAGTCTTATGGCCGCATTGGCTCTGTTTCTGATTCTCTCTCTCTTCTACGGAAGGAACACTCAGAAAAGCCTCGAACTGGACAGCCCGATCCGTATAATTCTCAAATCCCTCGATGGGGAACCAATGGATTTCTGGGATGTGGTAAACCGGGGAATCGATGAGGCGGCCCGGGAATTCGGCGTCCAGGTTGTCGTGACAGGACCTCGTTTTGAAAAGGAAATCAACGACCAGATCGATATTATCAACAGGGCCATAGAATTGTCCCCGCCTATGCTTATCGTAGCCGCAACAGATTTTAAAAAACTTGTAGAACCGATAAAGCGGGCCAATAAGCTGGATATCCCCGTCATTACCGTCGATTCGGGCGTCGATTCGGATATTCCCGTTTCATTTATCGCCACAGATAATATAGAGGCGGGAAAAAAAGCCGGAGAGGAAATGAAAAGGCTCATGGAAGGCAATCCCCGGAAAGAACTGGCTATCGTCAGTCATATCCGGGAGACGGCCACAGCTATTGACCGTGAGGCGGGAGTCCGGGCCGCTCTGGAAGGGATGAACATAATCGGGACCTGGTTCTGCGATGTTGAACAGGAAAAAGCCTATAAAATTTCCCTGGAACTGTTAAAGAACGAGAATCTCGGAGGAATCGTCGCGCTCAACGAGGTTTCCACTCTCGGCGTAACTAAAGCCATAGAGGAATTGGGGCTCAGCGATAAGGTTATAGCCGTCGGTTTTGACAATGCCATTCAGGAGCTTTCCTATCTTGAGTCGGGCATTTTAAAAGCCACAGTGGTTCAAAGACCCTATAATATGGGATATCTTGCTGTAAAAACAGCTGTTCAGTACCTTTCCGGAGAGTCCACAACGCCTTTTGTCGATACGGGCTCGATTCTCATAACCAGAGACAATATGTTCCGACGGGAGTACCAGGAACTGCTCTTTCCCTTCGGCCAGTAG
- a CDS encoding cache domain-containing sensor histidine kinase: MKINFVPGTLEARIYTIFTIMVFAAIFIMQMVFFRFTMDTVRSSTLENNHTLLRQLVVQIDSYISSVERITRSISGDRDIQNFLENDGFVDPGETEQIRKSLNNYIKAREDISDILIVYHDGTVLSGELEAEVNPWVSVLDMDWFRGALERNGQTYVSSSYVQNIMAGRYTWVVSLSREIISEWTGESLGVLLVDLKFNRIEELCRSLVVGAKGYDFILDRDGNYVFHPTQQLVYSNLRTEPVGEILALLGSHQGRAFKEGDRYFMVETSGLTDWHIVGVSHDSDMITDWKYVQITYGFIGLILFLVVGLATNRISSGITKPMHRLQDIMKTVEKGEFHLVGEIKATEEIRELARDYDIMVGRIRELVAANTREQELKRKSDLKALQAQINPHFLYNTLDSIIWMGEMGQNREVVKMTSALSKLFRISISKGQEIITIRDEVAHVQSYLTIQGMRYQDKFTYLIDIDPELHDYPILKITLQPLVENAIYHGIKESEGKGFIHISGYARDENIIITVKDNGAGMTPMELEDLISGIETAPENRPKLSRQGMGLRNVHQRIRLYFGPQYGLSCESSLSSGTIMTIRLPLKEWEA; the protein is encoded by the coding sequence ATGAAGATCAATTTCGTTCCGGGAACTCTGGAAGCCCGCATCTACACCATTTTTACCATTATGGTATTTGCCGCCATTTTTATTATGCAGATGGTTTTTTTCCGTTTTACCATGGATACGGTCCGCTCTTCCACTCTCGAGAATAACCACACGCTTCTCCGGCAGCTTGTCGTTCAGATCGATTCCTATATCAGCAGTGTCGAGAGGATTACCCGCTCAATATCGGGAGACCGAGATATTCAGAACTTTCTCGAGAATGACGGATTTGTCGACCCGGGAGAGACTGAGCAGATCAGGAAGAGCTTGAACAACTATATAAAAGCCCGCGAGGATATTTCCGATATCCTCATTGTCTATCACGACGGAACCGTACTCTCCGGAGAACTCGAGGCGGAGGTCAATCCCTGGGTTTCCGTCCTTGATATGGACTGGTTCCGGGGGGCTCTGGAGAGGAACGGGCAGACCTACGTTTCTTCCTCTTATGTTCAGAATATCATGGCCGGACGGTATACCTGGGTCGTTTCGCTCAGCAGGGAGATCATTTCCGAGTGGACCGGCGAATCGCTGGGCGTGCTGCTCGTGGATTTGAAATTCAACAGGATCGAAGAGCTCTGCCGGTCTCTGGTCGTGGGGGCCAAAGGATATGACTTCATTCTTGACCGCGACGGGAATTATGTTTTCCATCCCACTCAGCAGCTTGTCTACAGCAACCTTCGGACAGAGCCCGTCGGAGAAATCCTGGCTCTTCTGGGCAGCCATCAGGGGCGGGCCTTCAAAGAGGGCGACCGATATTTCATGGTTGAAACTTCGGGATTGACGGACTGGCATATCGTCGGAGTATCCCACGACAGCGATATGATCACCGACTGGAAATACGTTCAGATCACATACGGTTTTATAGGGCTTATACTATTTCTCGTAGTGGGACTGGCGACAAACCGCATCTCCTCGGGTATTACCAAACCCATGCATCGCCTGCAGGATATAATGAAGACCGTGGAAAAAGGAGAGTTTCATCTGGTCGGGGAAATTAAAGCCACCGAAGAGATCCGGGAGCTGGCGAGGGATTACGATATTATGGTCGGCCGCATAAGGGAGCTTGTCGCCGCCAATACGAGGGAACAGGAACTGAAGCGTAAGAGCGACCTCAAGGCTCTGCAGGCCCAGATAAATCCTCATTTTCTCTACAACACTCTGGATTCCATTATCTGGATGGGGGAGATGGGGCAGAACCGGGAAGTCGTTAAAATGACTTCGGCTCTTTCCAAGCTCTTTCGCATAAGCATCAGCAAAGGACAGGAGATCATTACCATTCGCGACGAGGTCGCCCATGTTCAGTCTTATCTCACCATTCAGGGAATGAGGTATCAGGATAAATTTACCTATCTTATCGATATCGATCCGGAACTTCACGACTATCCCATTCTGAAAATTACCCTGCAGCCCCTTGTGGAGAATGCCATCTATCACGGTATTAAAGAATCGGAAGGGAAGGGCTTTATCCATATCAGCGGATACGCCCGGGATGAAAATATCATTATAACAGTGAAGGACAACGGGGCGGGGATGACCCCCATGGAGCTGGAGGATTTGATCAGCGGTATTGAAACGGCACCGGAAAACCGGCCCAAGCTCTCCCGGCAGGGAATGGGGTTGAGAAATGTCCATCAGAGGATCAGACTCTATTTCGGTCCTCAGTACGGCCTGTCCTGTGAGAGTTCTCTTTCCTCGGGAACGATCATGACGATCCGACTTCCTTTGAAGGAATGGGAGGCTTGA